In Cercospora beticola chromosome 3, complete sequence, the following proteins share a genomic window:
- a CDS encoding uncharacterized protein (BUSCO:EOG09262V3O) has protein sequence MANATFYDLPPLPAYELKPQQPLISGLPDAYLTLILPIVAYWGVSLFFHCIDELDLFPQYRLHTPAEVLKRNHVSRWDVFRDVIIQQVIQTVVGFCLTIFDPEPTFGKEEYDIAWWAQNLRLAQRAIPSVLATIGLDAQSIASNIGASHSALAGVLAGGVYPGLIKTVEVMGEPIAMPTFAEWELIAAKGIYHYGIPALQFLFAIMVVDTWQYFLHRAMHMNKWLYVTFHSRHHRLYVPYAYGALYNHPFEGFLLDTVGTGIAYLLSGMTVRQSMWFFTMSTIKTVDDHCGYSFPWDPLQHITSNNAGYHDVHHQSWGIKTNFSQPFFTFWDTLLGTKWTGGDVSARYERAKIAAQKKVDADKAVSKSESAAPYAHDASTASSTARAAQVAAEPRIPAGKATYQAIGSRQQVLDDPAGGGISVLAEESVEEVKAQQKLRQSPRKRSTGSSLKGFADRVSESLQGKGTGVLGVESRSGR, from the coding sequence ATGGCGAACGCGACATTCTACGACCTTCCGCCGCTACCCGCCTACGAATTGAAGCCGCAGCAACCACTCATCTCAGGGCTACCCGATGCCTACCTCACACTTATACTGCCCATAGTCGCATACTGGGGCGTATCATTGTTCTTCCACTGCATCGATGAGCTCGACCTCTTTCCACAATACCGGCTACACACTCCAGCCGAGGTGTTGAAACGGAATCATGTCAGCAGATGGGATGTTTTCAGGGACGTCATCATACAGCAAGTCATACAAACGGTAGTGGGATTTTGTTTGACGATATTCGACCCGGAGCCCACCTTTGGAAAGGAAGAGTACGATATCGCATGGTGGGCGCAAAATCTGCGTTTGGCACAACGCGCCATCCCCTCCGTGCTGGCCACAATTGGATTGGACGCTCAATCAATCGCGAGCAACATTGGAGCTTCACATAGCGCGCTGGCAGGTGTGCTCGCTGGAGGTGTATATCCTGGCCTTATAAAGACTGTCGAGGTTATGGGCGAACCAATTGCCATGCCAACATTCGCAGAGTGGGAGCTCATTGCGGCCAAGGGCATCTACCACTATGGTATCCCAGCACTGCAGTTCCTGTTCGCTATCATGGTCGTGGATACCTGGCAATATTTCCTCCACCGGGCGATGCACATGAACAAGTGGCTGTACGTCACTTTCCACAGCAGGCACCATCGTCTGTACGTCCCATACGCCTACGGTGCGCTATATAACCACCCATTTGAAGGGTTCTTGTTGGATACGGTGGGCACCGGCATCGCATACCTTCTCTCGGGCATGACTGTCAGGCAAAGCATGTGGTTCTTCACCATGTCGACCATCAAGACCGTGGACGACCACTGCGGATATTCGTTTCCATGGGACCCCTTGCAGCACATCACCAGCAACAACGCCGGCTATCATGATGTCCACCACCAGAGCTGGGGTATCAAGACGAACTTCTCCCAgcccttcttcaccttctggGACACCTTGCTCGGCACAAAGTGGACCGGTGGAGATGTGAGCGCGCGATACGAACGTGCAAAGATCGCTGCTCAAAAGAAAGTCGACGCTGACAAGGCTGTGAGCAAGAGTGAGTCGGCAGCTCCTTACGCCCATGATGCATCAACAGCATCATCGACAGCCCGCGCGGCCCAAGTAGCTGCAGAGCCGCGGATTCCTGCGGGCAAGGCTACATATCAAGCTATCGGGTCTCGACAGCAGGTCTTGGACGATCCGGCTGGCGGAGGAATCAGTGTACTGGCAGAAGAGAGCGTTGAAGAAGTTAAAGCGCAGCAGAAGTTGCGACAAAGCCCGCGCAAACGATCCACCGGATCGAGTCTGAAAGGTTTTGCAGACCGAGTATCTGAATCACTACAAGGCAAAGGCACAGGCGTGCTCGGAGTTGAAAGCCGAAGCGGCAGGTAA